A stretch of Gambusia affinis linkage group LG10, SWU_Gaff_1.0, whole genome shotgun sequence DNA encodes these proteins:
- the eef1db gene encoding eukaryotic translation elongation factor 1 delta b (guanine nucleotide exchange protein) isoform X2: MSKKISQCSVKDQSEHDQPPSQSHLDQTNVGCRKKTEPGQRNGETTSSSPESGSLNGNGKRSGKSRRRKKRSSNPGSHHEGKADEVKNKEKPDEYTSQSPEQLAALMGLQSECGSVWFERNIYEQAESVYQCWLVSSANRISKPNRSHQSSGKRSSNPSTVALSSSRPACHHVDQVACHHIVEEVWVNKTTFDQAEWHFVEGSALPSAPNSLDLSPPTNFSGTSRTPDEGYQSQALTPATPVVQQTAGTPASRQSINGLPRIPVELLREVWLDKPAYDRAEAAFYQNMYANNSSKRQICTPTTRGSDHPQSLMEEEEEEDSENMAEEEKPLVLQCKAEVFHALHPIQEEEEPVEFFETEEPSGVCFFLHPDSEPVWLDKWRHDAAENRFQSRGLDKVCTVKKNRRPDAEKSSASSKTPKRDKKMSSVDFLAQEKIWFEKPRYDEAERRFYERMNGSSQNIQDVGANAILQDIARARENIQKSLAGLKNTLSNKGSSQASQTQLSHPNTGSCNNSAGDQGEIISRINSLELENQSLHKVVDNLRAALSKLECRVAVLEKRPASVTLAPAASVPYTNKASAPVKQAEEDDEDDIDLFGSDEDEEAEKLKEQRLKEYAEKKAKKPAIIAKSSILLDVKPWDDETDMAKLEECVRSVQADGLLWGTSKLVPVGYGIKKLQIACVVEDDKVGTDLLEEEITKFEDYVQSVDVAAFNKI; encoded by the exons ATGTCCAAGAAGATCTCCCAGTGCTCTGTTAAGGACCAATCGGAGCATGATCAGCCTCCCAGCCAAAGTCATTTGGATCAAACCAACGTGGGTTGTAGGAAAAAGACAGAACCAGGCCAGAGAAATGGAGAAACAACCTCTTCATCTCCAGAGAGTGGTAGCTTGAATGGAAACGGAAAGCGCAGTGGGAAAAGCCGTCGCCGCAAGAAACGCTCATCTAATCCTGGGAGCCACCATGAGGGAAAGGCAGatgaagtgaaaaacaaagagaagccTGACGAATACACTAGCCAGTCGCCTGAGCAACTGGCTGCACTGATGGGCTTGCAGTCGGAATGTGGCAGTGTGTGGTTTGAACGCAACATCTACGAACAAGCTGAGAGCGTCTACCAGTGCTGGCTAGTGAGCTCCGCTAACCGGATCTCCAAGCCCAATCGTTCACATCAGTCCTCAGGGAAACGTTCAAGCAATCCATCCACTGTGGCTCTGTCTTCCTCCAGACCAGCTTGTCACCATGTTGATCAGGTGGCTTGCCACCACATAGTGGAGGAAGTATGGGTCAACAAGACGACTTTTGACCAAGCAGAGTGGCACTTTGTTGAGGGGTCTGCTCTCCCATCAGCTCCTAACTCCCTTGATCTCTCACCTCCGACTAACTTCTCTGGCACCTCCAGAACACCCGATGAAGGGTATCAGTCTCAAGCTCTAACTCCAGCAACCCCTGTCGTCCAACAGACTGCTGGTACGCCGGCTTCTCGACAGTCAATTAACGGGCTGCCGCGCATTCCAGTCGAGCTGCTGAGGGAAGTGTGGCTCGACAAACCTGCGTACGATCGTGCCGAAGCAGCCTTTTACCAGAACATGTATGCTAACAATTCCTCCAAGAGGCAAATCTGCACCCCCACCACCAGAGGAAGTGACCACCCTCAAAGCCTTatggaagaggaagaggaggaggacagtGAGAACATGGCAGAGGAAGAGAAACCACTGGTCCTGCAGTGTAAAGCAGAAGTCTTTCATGCCCTTCACCCAATTCAGGAGGAAGAAGAGCCAGTTGAGTTCTTTGAGACTGAAGAACCTTCCGGAGTGTGCTTCTTCCTTCACCCGGACAGTGAGCCAGTGTGGCTGGACAAGTGGCGGCACGATGCTGCAGAGAACCGTTTTCAAAGCCGTGGTTTGGATAAAGTCTGCACGGTGAAGAAGAATCGGAGGCCGGACGCAGAAAAGTCATCAGCGTCCTCCAAGACGCCTAAAAGGGACAA aaaaatgAGCTCAGTGGACTTCTTGGCTCAAGAGAAGATATGGTTTGAGAAGCCTCGTTATGATGAGGCAGAAAGACGCTTTTATGAGCGAATGAACGGCTCATCGCAAAACATTCAG GATGTTGGAGCTAATGCCATCCTGCAGGACATTGCTCGAGCTCGGGAGAACATCCAGAAATCTCTAGCGGGG CTGAAGAATACGCTGAGTAACAAAGGGTCTTCCCAAGCTTCCCAGACCCAACTGTCTCATCCT AACACCGGCAGCTGCAACAACAGTGCAGGTGATCAGGGAGAAATCATTTCTCGCATCAATAGCCTTGAATTGGAGAACCAGAGTTTACACAAAG TGGTAGACAACTTACGAGCAGCGCTCTCCAAACTGGAATGTCGAGTTGCTGTTCTTGAGAAACGTCCAGCATCAGTGACTCTGGCTCCAGCTGCCTCCGTCCCCTACACAAAT AAGGCCAGTGCCCCAGTTAAACAGGCggaagaagatgatgaagacGATATCGACCTGTTCGGTAGTGATGAAGACGAAGAAGCAGAGAAACTTAAAGAGCAGAGATTGAAGGAATATGCAGAGAAGAAGGCAAAAAAACCTGCTATCATCGCCAAGTCCTCAATATTACTGGATGTTAAGCCT TGGGACGATGAGACAGACATGGCGAAGCTGGAGGAGTGTGTGCGCTCGGTGCAGGCAGACGGCCTGCTATGGGGAACATCCAAACTGGTTCCTGTGGGTTACGGCATCAAGAAGCTCCAGATCGCATGCGTGGTGGAGGACGACAAGGTGGGAACAGATTTGTTGGAGGAAGAGATCACCAAGTTTGAAGACTAT GTTCAGAGTGTGGATGTAGCAGCATTCAACAAAATCTGA
- the eef1db gene encoding eukaryotic translation elongation factor 1 delta b (guanine nucleotide exchange protein) isoform X1 yields MSKKISQCSVKDQSEHDQPPSQSHLDQTNVGCRKKTEPGQRNGETTSSSPESGSLNGNGKRSGKSRRRKKRSSNPGSHHEGKADEVKNKEKPDEYTSQSPEQLAALMGLQSECGSVWFERNIYEQAESVYQCWLVSSANRISKPNRSHQSSGKRSSNPSTVALSSSRPACHHVDQVACHHIVEEVWVNKTTFDQAEWHFVEGSALPSAPNSLDLSPPTNFSGTSRTPDEGYQSQALTPATPVVQQTAGTPASRQSINGLPRIPVELLREVWLDKPAYDRAEAAFYQNMYANNSSKRQICTPTTRGSDHPQSLMEEEEEEDSENMAEEEKPLVLQCKAEVFHALHPIQEEEEPVEFFETEEPSGVCFFLHPDSEPVWLDKWRHDAAENRFQSRGLDKVCTVKKNRRPDAEKSSASSKTPKRDKKMSSVDFLAQEKIWFEKPRYDEAERRFYERMNGSSQNIQDVGANAILQDIARARENIQKSLAGLKNTLSNKGSSQASQTQLSHPNTGSCNNSAGDQGEIISRINSLELENQSLHKVVDNLRAALSKLECRVAVLEKRPASVTLAPAASVPYTNGNVVQQKASAPVKQAEEDDEDDIDLFGSDEDEEAEKLKEQRLKEYAEKKAKKPAIIAKSSILLDVKPWDDETDMAKLEECVRSVQADGLLWGTSKLVPVGYGIKKLQIACVVEDDKVGTDLLEEEITKFEDYVQSVDVAAFNKI; encoded by the exons ATGTCCAAGAAGATCTCCCAGTGCTCTGTTAAGGACCAATCGGAGCATGATCAGCCTCCCAGCCAAAGTCATTTGGATCAAACCAACGTGGGTTGTAGGAAAAAGACAGAACCAGGCCAGAGAAATGGAGAAACAACCTCTTCATCTCCAGAGAGTGGTAGCTTGAATGGAAACGGAAAGCGCAGTGGGAAAAGCCGTCGCCGCAAGAAACGCTCATCTAATCCTGGGAGCCACCATGAGGGAAAGGCAGatgaagtgaaaaacaaagagaagccTGACGAATACACTAGCCAGTCGCCTGAGCAACTGGCTGCACTGATGGGCTTGCAGTCGGAATGTGGCAGTGTGTGGTTTGAACGCAACATCTACGAACAAGCTGAGAGCGTCTACCAGTGCTGGCTAGTGAGCTCCGCTAACCGGATCTCCAAGCCCAATCGTTCACATCAGTCCTCAGGGAAACGTTCAAGCAATCCATCCACTGTGGCTCTGTCTTCCTCCAGACCAGCTTGTCACCATGTTGATCAGGTGGCTTGCCACCACATAGTGGAGGAAGTATGGGTCAACAAGACGACTTTTGACCAAGCAGAGTGGCACTTTGTTGAGGGGTCTGCTCTCCCATCAGCTCCTAACTCCCTTGATCTCTCACCTCCGACTAACTTCTCTGGCACCTCCAGAACACCCGATGAAGGGTATCAGTCTCAAGCTCTAACTCCAGCAACCCCTGTCGTCCAACAGACTGCTGGTACGCCGGCTTCTCGACAGTCAATTAACGGGCTGCCGCGCATTCCAGTCGAGCTGCTGAGGGAAGTGTGGCTCGACAAACCTGCGTACGATCGTGCCGAAGCAGCCTTTTACCAGAACATGTATGCTAACAATTCCTCCAAGAGGCAAATCTGCACCCCCACCACCAGAGGAAGTGACCACCCTCAAAGCCTTatggaagaggaagaggaggaggacagtGAGAACATGGCAGAGGAAGAGAAACCACTGGTCCTGCAGTGTAAAGCAGAAGTCTTTCATGCCCTTCACCCAATTCAGGAGGAAGAAGAGCCAGTTGAGTTCTTTGAGACTGAAGAACCTTCCGGAGTGTGCTTCTTCCTTCACCCGGACAGTGAGCCAGTGTGGCTGGACAAGTGGCGGCACGATGCTGCAGAGAACCGTTTTCAAAGCCGTGGTTTGGATAAAGTCTGCACGGTGAAGAAGAATCGGAGGCCGGACGCAGAAAAGTCATCAGCGTCCTCCAAGACGCCTAAAAGGGACAA aaaaatgAGCTCAGTGGACTTCTTGGCTCAAGAGAAGATATGGTTTGAGAAGCCTCGTTATGATGAGGCAGAAAGACGCTTTTATGAGCGAATGAACGGCTCATCGCAAAACATTCAG GATGTTGGAGCTAATGCCATCCTGCAGGACATTGCTCGAGCTCGGGAGAACATCCAGAAATCTCTAGCGGGG CTGAAGAATACGCTGAGTAACAAAGGGTCTTCCCAAGCTTCCCAGACCCAACTGTCTCATCCT AACACCGGCAGCTGCAACAACAGTGCAGGTGATCAGGGAGAAATCATTTCTCGCATCAATAGCCTTGAATTGGAGAACCAGAGTTTACACAAAG TGGTAGACAACTTACGAGCAGCGCTCTCCAAACTGGAATGTCGAGTTGCTGTTCTTGAGAAACGTCCAGCATCAGTGACTCTGGCTCCAGCTGCCTCCGTCCCCTACACAAAT GGCAATGTTGTCCAGCAGAAGGCCAGTGCCCCAGTTAAACAGGCggaagaagatgatgaagacGATATCGACCTGTTCGGTAGTGATGAAGACGAAGAAGCAGAGAAACTTAAAGAGCAGAGATTGAAGGAATATGCAGAGAAGAAGGCAAAAAAACCTGCTATCATCGCCAAGTCCTCAATATTACTGGATGTTAAGCCT TGGGACGATGAGACAGACATGGCGAAGCTGGAGGAGTGTGTGCGCTCGGTGCAGGCAGACGGCCTGCTATGGGGAACATCCAAACTGGTTCCTGTGGGTTACGGCATCAAGAAGCTCCAGATCGCATGCGTGGTGGAGGACGACAAGGTGGGAACAGATTTGTTGGAGGAAGAGATCACCAAGTTTGAAGACTAT GTTCAGAGTGTGGATGTAGCAGCATTCAACAAAATCTGA
- the eef1db gene encoding eukaryotic translation elongation factor 1 delta b (guanine nucleotide exchange protein) isoform X3 — MSKKISQCSVKDQSEHDQPPSQSHLDQTNVGCRKKTEPGQRNGETTSSSPESGSLNGNGKRSGKSRRRKKRSSNPGSHHEGKADEVKNKEKPDEYTSQSPEQLAALMGLQSECGSVWFERNIYEQAESVYQCWLVSSANRISKPNRSHQSSGKRSSNPSTVALSSSRPACHHVDQVACHHIVEEVWVNKTTFDQAEWHFVEGSALPSAPNSLDLSPPTNFSGTSRTPDEGYQSQALTPATPVVQQTAGTPASRQSINGLPRIPVELLREVWLDKPAYDRAEAAFYQNMYANNSSKRQICTPTTRGSDHPQSLMEEEEEEDSENMAEEEKPLVLQCKAEVFHALHPIQEEEEPVEFFETEEPSGVCFFLHPDSEPVWLDKWRHDAAENRFQSRGLDKVCTVKKNRRPDAEKSSASSKTPKRDKKMSSVDFLAQEKIWFEKPRYDEAERRFYERMNGSSQNIQDVGANAILQDIARARENIQKSLAGNTGSCNNSAGDQGEIISRINSLELENQSLHKVVDNLRAALSKLECRVAVLEKRPASVTLAPAASVPYTNGNVVQQKASAPVKQAEEDDEDDIDLFGSDEDEEAEKLKEQRLKEYAEKKAKKPAIIAKSSILLDVKPWDDETDMAKLEECVRSVQADGLLWGTSKLVPVGYGIKKLQIACVVEDDKVGTDLLEEEITKFEDYVQSVDVAAFNKI; from the exons ATGTCCAAGAAGATCTCCCAGTGCTCTGTTAAGGACCAATCGGAGCATGATCAGCCTCCCAGCCAAAGTCATTTGGATCAAACCAACGTGGGTTGTAGGAAAAAGACAGAACCAGGCCAGAGAAATGGAGAAACAACCTCTTCATCTCCAGAGAGTGGTAGCTTGAATGGAAACGGAAAGCGCAGTGGGAAAAGCCGTCGCCGCAAGAAACGCTCATCTAATCCTGGGAGCCACCATGAGGGAAAGGCAGatgaagtgaaaaacaaagagaagccTGACGAATACACTAGCCAGTCGCCTGAGCAACTGGCTGCACTGATGGGCTTGCAGTCGGAATGTGGCAGTGTGTGGTTTGAACGCAACATCTACGAACAAGCTGAGAGCGTCTACCAGTGCTGGCTAGTGAGCTCCGCTAACCGGATCTCCAAGCCCAATCGTTCACATCAGTCCTCAGGGAAACGTTCAAGCAATCCATCCACTGTGGCTCTGTCTTCCTCCAGACCAGCTTGTCACCATGTTGATCAGGTGGCTTGCCACCACATAGTGGAGGAAGTATGGGTCAACAAGACGACTTTTGACCAAGCAGAGTGGCACTTTGTTGAGGGGTCTGCTCTCCCATCAGCTCCTAACTCCCTTGATCTCTCACCTCCGACTAACTTCTCTGGCACCTCCAGAACACCCGATGAAGGGTATCAGTCTCAAGCTCTAACTCCAGCAACCCCTGTCGTCCAACAGACTGCTGGTACGCCGGCTTCTCGACAGTCAATTAACGGGCTGCCGCGCATTCCAGTCGAGCTGCTGAGGGAAGTGTGGCTCGACAAACCTGCGTACGATCGTGCCGAAGCAGCCTTTTACCAGAACATGTATGCTAACAATTCCTCCAAGAGGCAAATCTGCACCCCCACCACCAGAGGAAGTGACCACCCTCAAAGCCTTatggaagaggaagaggaggaggacagtGAGAACATGGCAGAGGAAGAGAAACCACTGGTCCTGCAGTGTAAAGCAGAAGTCTTTCATGCCCTTCACCCAATTCAGGAGGAAGAAGAGCCAGTTGAGTTCTTTGAGACTGAAGAACCTTCCGGAGTGTGCTTCTTCCTTCACCCGGACAGTGAGCCAGTGTGGCTGGACAAGTGGCGGCACGATGCTGCAGAGAACCGTTTTCAAAGCCGTGGTTTGGATAAAGTCTGCACGGTGAAGAAGAATCGGAGGCCGGACGCAGAAAAGTCATCAGCGTCCTCCAAGACGCCTAAAAGGGACAA aaaaatgAGCTCAGTGGACTTCTTGGCTCAAGAGAAGATATGGTTTGAGAAGCCTCGTTATGATGAGGCAGAAAGACGCTTTTATGAGCGAATGAACGGCTCATCGCAAAACATTCAG GATGTTGGAGCTAATGCCATCCTGCAGGACATTGCTCGAGCTCGGGAGAACATCCAGAAATCTCTAGCGGGG AACACCGGCAGCTGCAACAACAGTGCAGGTGATCAGGGAGAAATCATTTCTCGCATCAATAGCCTTGAATTGGAGAACCAGAGTTTACACAAAG TGGTAGACAACTTACGAGCAGCGCTCTCCAAACTGGAATGTCGAGTTGCTGTTCTTGAGAAACGTCCAGCATCAGTGACTCTGGCTCCAGCTGCCTCCGTCCCCTACACAAAT GGCAATGTTGTCCAGCAGAAGGCCAGTGCCCCAGTTAAACAGGCggaagaagatgatgaagacGATATCGACCTGTTCGGTAGTGATGAAGACGAAGAAGCAGAGAAACTTAAAGAGCAGAGATTGAAGGAATATGCAGAGAAGAAGGCAAAAAAACCTGCTATCATCGCCAAGTCCTCAATATTACTGGATGTTAAGCCT TGGGACGATGAGACAGACATGGCGAAGCTGGAGGAGTGTGTGCGCTCGGTGCAGGCAGACGGCCTGCTATGGGGAACATCCAAACTGGTTCCTGTGGGTTACGGCATCAAGAAGCTCCAGATCGCATGCGTGGTGGAGGACGACAAGGTGGGAACAGATTTGTTGGAGGAAGAGATCACCAAGTTTGAAGACTAT GTTCAGAGTGTGGATGTAGCAGCATTCAACAAAATCTGA
- the eef1db gene encoding eukaryotic translation elongation factor 1 delta b (guanine nucleotide exchange protein) isoform X4, whose product MSSVDFLAQEKIWFEKPRYDEAERRFYERMNGSSQNIQDVGANAILQDIARARENIQKSLAGLKNTLSNKGSSQASQTQLSHPNTGSCNNSAGDQGEIISRINSLELENQSLHKVVDNLRAALSKLECRVAVLEKRPASVTLAPAASVPYTNGNVVQQKASAPVKQAEEDDEDDIDLFGSDEDEEAEKLKEQRLKEYAEKKAKKPAIIAKSSILLDVKPWDDETDMAKLEECVRSVQADGLLWGTSKLVPVGYGIKKLQIACVVEDDKVGTDLLEEEITKFEDYVQSVDVAAFNKI is encoded by the exons atgAGCTCAGTGGACTTCTTGGCTCAAGAGAAGATATGGTTTGAGAAGCCTCGTTATGATGAGGCAGAAAGACGCTTTTATGAGCGAATGAACGGCTCATCGCAAAACATTCAG GATGTTGGAGCTAATGCCATCCTGCAGGACATTGCTCGAGCTCGGGAGAACATCCAGAAATCTCTAGCGGGG CTGAAGAATACGCTGAGTAACAAAGGGTCTTCCCAAGCTTCCCAGACCCAACTGTCTCATCCT AACACCGGCAGCTGCAACAACAGTGCAGGTGATCAGGGAGAAATCATTTCTCGCATCAATAGCCTTGAATTGGAGAACCAGAGTTTACACAAAG TGGTAGACAACTTACGAGCAGCGCTCTCCAAACTGGAATGTCGAGTTGCTGTTCTTGAGAAACGTCCAGCATCAGTGACTCTGGCTCCAGCTGCCTCCGTCCCCTACACAAAT GGCAATGTTGTCCAGCAGAAGGCCAGTGCCCCAGTTAAACAGGCggaagaagatgatgaagacGATATCGACCTGTTCGGTAGTGATGAAGACGAAGAAGCAGAGAAACTTAAAGAGCAGAGATTGAAGGAATATGCAGAGAAGAAGGCAAAAAAACCTGCTATCATCGCCAAGTCCTCAATATTACTGGATGTTAAGCCT TGGGACGATGAGACAGACATGGCGAAGCTGGAGGAGTGTGTGCGCTCGGTGCAGGCAGACGGCCTGCTATGGGGAACATCCAAACTGGTTCCTGTGGGTTACGGCATCAAGAAGCTCCAGATCGCATGCGTGGTGGAGGACGACAAGGTGGGAACAGATTTGTTGGAGGAAGAGATCACCAAGTTTGAAGACTAT GTTCAGAGTGTGGATGTAGCAGCATTCAACAAAATCTGA
- the eef1db gene encoding eukaryotic translation elongation factor 1 delta b (guanine nucleotide exchange protein) isoform X5, giving the protein MSSVDFLAQEKIWFEKPRYDEAERRFYERMNGSSQNIQDVGANAILQDIARARENIQKSLAGNTGSCNNSAGDQGEIISRINSLELENQSLHKVVDNLRAALSKLECRVAVLEKRPASVTLAPAASVPYTNGNVVQQKASAPVKQAEEDDEDDIDLFGSDEDEEAEKLKEQRLKEYAEKKAKKPAIIAKSSILLDVKPWDDETDMAKLEECVRSVQADGLLWGTSKLVPVGYGIKKLQIACVVEDDKVGTDLLEEEITKFEDYVQSVDVAAFNKI; this is encoded by the exons atgAGCTCAGTGGACTTCTTGGCTCAAGAGAAGATATGGTTTGAGAAGCCTCGTTATGATGAGGCAGAAAGACGCTTTTATGAGCGAATGAACGGCTCATCGCAAAACATTCAG GATGTTGGAGCTAATGCCATCCTGCAGGACATTGCTCGAGCTCGGGAGAACATCCAGAAATCTCTAGCGGGG AACACCGGCAGCTGCAACAACAGTGCAGGTGATCAGGGAGAAATCATTTCTCGCATCAATAGCCTTGAATTGGAGAACCAGAGTTTACACAAAG TGGTAGACAACTTACGAGCAGCGCTCTCCAAACTGGAATGTCGAGTTGCTGTTCTTGAGAAACGTCCAGCATCAGTGACTCTGGCTCCAGCTGCCTCCGTCCCCTACACAAAT GGCAATGTTGTCCAGCAGAAGGCCAGTGCCCCAGTTAAACAGGCggaagaagatgatgaagacGATATCGACCTGTTCGGTAGTGATGAAGACGAAGAAGCAGAGAAACTTAAAGAGCAGAGATTGAAGGAATATGCAGAGAAGAAGGCAAAAAAACCTGCTATCATCGCCAAGTCCTCAATATTACTGGATGTTAAGCCT TGGGACGATGAGACAGACATGGCGAAGCTGGAGGAGTGTGTGCGCTCGGTGCAGGCAGACGGCCTGCTATGGGGAACATCCAAACTGGTTCCTGTGGGTTACGGCATCAAGAAGCTCCAGATCGCATGCGTGGTGGAGGACGACAAGGTGGGAACAGATTTGTTGGAGGAAGAGATCACCAAGTTTGAAGACTAT GTTCAGAGTGTGGATGTAGCAGCATTCAACAAAATCTGA